AACCTCAAAAGGTCACGCGGGGTTACAGAACGTCCGTGTCGCCGCTGGCCTTGAAGGCGTCCACGGCGCTCTTCACGCGCTGTGCGTGCTCCGTGGTGGTCACCAGCAGGGCGTCCGGGGTGTCCACGATCACGACGTCCTTGATGCCGATGAGCGCGATCACCCGTTTGGTGTCCGCCACGACGACGCCGCTCGCGTCCTCCGTGAAGACGCGGGGGTCGTCCCCCAGCACGGTGACGTCGTCGACCTCACGCGCGCTGTTGAGGCGGCCGATCGCCGCGAAGTCCCCGACGTCGTCCCAGCCGAACTCCCCGGGCACGACGGCGACGTCACCGGCAGCGGCGGCGGGCTCGGCCACGGCGTAGTCGATGGCGATCTTCGGCAGGGTCGGCCAGATGCGGGCCGTGACCGCGTCACGGTCCGGGGTGTCCCAGGCGCGCGCGATCTCCAGGAGACCGGCGTGCAGCTCGGGCTGGTTGATCTCGAGGTGCTTGAGCATGAGGGCGACCGGAGCGACGAACATGCCGGCGTTCCAGACGTAGTCGCCGCTGGCGAGGTACTGGCGGGCCACGGTCTCATTGGGCTTCTCCACGAACTCCACCACGGCGTGGGCGTTCGGGGCCTCCTCCACCTTCAGGAGTTCGCCGACCCGGATGTAGCCGAAGCCCGTCGACGGGTGCGTCGGCTTGATGCCGATCGTCACGATCTTGCCGGTGGCCGCGGTGTGGATCGCTTCGCGGACGGCGGCCTGGAAGACGTGGGTGGGGCTGATGACCTGGTCGGCGGCGAAGGAGCCCATGATGGTCTCGGGATCGCGCTCGTGCAGGATGGCGGCGGCGAGTCCGATCGCGGCGGCGGAGTCCTTGGGCTCGCTCTCGAGCACCAGGTCCCGGTCGGAGAGCTCCGGCAGCTGACGGCAGACGGCGGCGCGGTGCGCCTGCCCGGTGACCACCAGGACGCGGCCTTCCGCCAGCGGCTCCAGCCGGTCGTACGTCGCCCGGATGAGGGTGCTGCCGGAACCGGTCAGATCATGCAGGAACTTGGGAGCGGCCGCCCGGGAGAGAGGCCACAGCCGGGTACCTACGCCGCCGGCAGGGATGACCGCGAAGAAGCGGGACATCGCGTGGCTGCGGGCGTCCACATTGTCGTTACTCACCCCCACATGGTAGGCGACGGACCCCCTCATGAGGGCGCAGGCCCACCCGGGCGCACCGGTCGTTTGTGGCATTAATCTCACGTGCAGTCGCATTTGCCCGAATTCCGCACTCGCATTATTGGGGCAAGGCAAAGCTAAATTGAATAAGCTGTGAGCGAAGCCTAGATTTGGCTTGGGCCATCAGGCTCACACAGCATGCGTTCCCCCGCATGGACTACATGCCAGCGCTGCCGTGTTCCAGGGAGGTTTATTCAGTGCCGACGAAACCAGCTGGCACCTTGTACCGCGGCCGGGAAGGCATGTGGTCTTGGGTTGGGCACCGCATCACCGGTGTTGTGATCTTCTTCTTCTTGTTGGTGCACGTCCTGGACACGTCGTTGGTCCGCGTGTCCCCGGAGGTCTACACCAGCGTCATCGGGGCGTATAAGAACCCCCTCATGGCCGTGGGCGAGACCGGCCTGGTGGCCGCGATCCTGTTCCACGCCTTCAATGGCCTGCGTGTCATCGCGATCGATTTCTGGAAGAAGGGCGCCAAGTACCAGCGCCAGATGCTCTGGGCCGTGCTCATCATCTGGGTCGTGGTCTTCGCAGCCTTCGCCATCCGTCACCTCAGCCTGGCACTGGGAGGTCACTAAGCCATGAGCACGATTCAGGCTCCTCGCAGCGGCAACAGCCGCATCGCCCCGCAGTACCGCCGCACGTCCGGCTCCAAGGGCAATTTCGAGATGTTCGCATGGCTCTTCATGCGCCTCTCCGGTGTCGTCCTGGTGGTGCTGATCTTCGGCCACCTCTTCGTCAACCTCATGGTCGGTCAGGGCATCCACGCCATCGACTTCGGCTTCGTGGCCGGCAAGTGGGCCGACCCGTTCTGGCAGTTCTGGGATCTGGCCATGCTGTGGCTGGCCTTCCTGCACGGCAGCAACGGCGTCCGCACCATCATCAACGACTACGCCGAGAAGGACAGCACCCGCCGCGTCCTGAAGACGCTGCTCTACGTCGCGTCCGCCGTCGTCGTGGTCCTGGGCACGCTGGTGATCTTCACCTTCGATCCGTGCCCGGTGCTCAACGGCCAGCTCATGGACGGCGCGCCGTCCTTCTGCCCGGCCCCGTAGCGTCCAGGCCGTTCGCGGCCTGAGCAGAAGATTTTCCTGGAAGAGAGAAGGCATCTGAGAATGCAGGTCCACAAGTACGATGTTGTGATCATCGGCGCCGGTGGCGCCGGAATGCGCGCAGCGATCGAAGCTGGCCAGCGTGCCCGCACGGCCGTGCTGACCAAGCTCTACCCCACCCGCTCCCACACGGGCGCCGCTCAGGGCGGCATGTGCGCGGCACTCGCCAATGTCGAAGAGGACAACTGGGAGTGGCACACGTTCGACACCGTCAAGGGCGGTGACTACCTGGTGGACCAGGACGCCGCCGAGGTCATGGCGAAGGAAGCCATCGACGCCGTGCTGGACCTGGAGAAGATGGGCCTGCCGTTCAACCGCACGCCCGAAGGCCGCATCGACCAGCGCCGCTTCGGCGGTCACACCCGCGACCACGGCAAGGCGCCTGTCCGCCGTGCCTGTTACGCCGCGGACCGCACGGGTCACATGATCCTTCAGACGCTCTACCAGAACTGCGTCAAGCACAACGTGGAGTTCTACAACGAGTACTACGTCCTCGACCTCCTGACGGTCGAAGAGGACGCGGTCCGTGAGGACGGCACCCCGTACAAGCAGAAGCGCGTCGCCGGCGTGGTCTCCTACGACCTCGCCACCGGCGAACTGCACGTCTTCCAGGCCAAGAGCGTGGTATTCGCCTCCGGCGGCGCCGGCAAGGTCTTCAAGACCACGTCGAACGCCCACACCCTCACCGGTGACGGCATGGGCATCGCCTTCCGCCGTGGCATCCCGCTGGAGGACATGGAGTTCTTCCAGTTCCACCCGACCGGCCTGGCCGGCCTCGGCATCCTGCTCTCCGAAGCGGCCCGCGGAGAAGGCGCCATCCTGCGCAACTCCGAGGGTGAGCGCTTCATGGAGCGTTACGCCCCCACCATCAAGGACCTGGCGCCCCGCGACATCGTGGCCCGCTCCATGGCCAACGAGGTCCGTGAAGGCCGTGGCTGCGGCCCGAACAAGGACTACGTGCTGCTCGACCTGACGCACCTGGAGCCGGCTCACATCGACGCCAAGCTCCCGGACATCACCGAGTTCGCCCGCACCTACCTCGGCGTGGAGCCCTACACCGAGCCCGTGCCGGTGTTCCCGACGGCGCACTACGCCATGGGCGGCATCCCCACCAACATCGCCACCGAGGTCCTCCAGGACAACGACACGGTGATCCCGGGTCTGTTCGCCGCCGGCGAGGTGGCCTGCGTGTCCGTGCACGGTTCCAACCGTCTCGGCACCAACTCCCTCCTGGACATCAACGTCTTCGGCAAGCGCGCCGGCGTCGCCGCCGCGGAGTACGCCAAGGGCGCCGACTACGTGGAGCTTCCCGAGGACCCCGAGGCGTTCACCCTCGGCCTGCTGGACTCCGTCCGCAACGCCAACGGCACCGAGCGCGTCGCCGCGATCCGCAAGGAACTCCAGGACACCATGGACGCGAACATGCAGGTGTTCCGTTCCGCGGAGACCCTGAACCAGGTGCTCCAGGACATCGCCTCCTTTGAGGAGCGGTACAAGAACATCTCCATCCAGGACAAGGGCAAGCGCTTCAACCTGGATCTCCTCGAGGCCGTCGAGCTCGGCTTCCTGCTGGAACTCGCCAAGGTCATGACCGTGGCGGCTCTGCACCGTGAGGAATCCCGCGGCGGCCACTACCGCGAGGACTTCCCCGACCGCGACGACGCCAAGTTCATGAAGCACTCCATGGCTTATAAGGACTCCGAGTCGTCCGCCGAACACGTCGCCGGCATCCGTCTGGACACCAAGCCGGTGATCTTCACCCGTTACGAGCCGATGGAGCGTAAGTACTGATGACTGCCGCAACCGCTGAACCCGCATCCAAGGTGGAGCTGCCGGCGAGTGCCGGAGGCGGCGGGGAGATCCCGTCCTTCGACATCACGCTGCGCGTCCGTCGTTACAACCCGGAGGTCTCGGAAGAGGCCTACTGGGATGACTTCACGCTCACCATGTACGGCACCGATCGTGTCCTGGACGCCCTGCACAAGGTCAAGTGGGACCACGACGGCTCGCTCTCGTTCCGCCGGTCCTGCGCCCACGGTGTGTGCGGCTCCGATGCCATGCGCATCAACGGCCGCAACCGTCTGGCCTGCAAGACCCTGCTGAAGGACCTGGACACGTCCAAGCCCATCACCGTGGAGCCGATCAAGGGCCTCCCGGTGGAGAAGGACCTGATCGTGGACATGGAACCGTTCTTCCAGTCCTACCGCGAGGTCATGCCGTTCCTCATCCCGGGCGGCCACGAGCCGACCAAGGAACGCCTGCAGTCCCCCGAGGACCGTCAGCGCTTCGATGACACCACCAAGTGCATCCTCTGCGCCGCCTGCACCTCGAGCTGCCCGGTGTTCTGGACCGACGGCCAGTACTTCGGCCCGGCCGCGATCGTGAACGCGCACCGCTTCATCTTCGATTCCCGTGATGACGCCGGTGACATGCGCCTCGAGATCCTCAACGACAAGGAAGGCGTGTGGCGCTGCCGCACCACCTTCAACTGCTCCGAGGCCTGCCCGCGTGGCATCCAGATCACGCAGGCGATCGCCGAGGTCAAGCAGGCGATCCTCACGCGCAACATCTGATCTCAGCGTCAGCCGACGACGACGGCGCCGCCCACCTCACGGTGAGCGGCGCCGTTCGCGTTTCCGGCCGGCGTCGTGCGCGCCGGGCCGTGTTCGCCCCGCCTGTTCCGGGCCGGCCGGCATGACGCCGCCGTGCTTCACATCCGGCACGGATGACCCCGGACCGGTACGCTTCTGAGGGCTACGACAGACGAAAGGCGGCCCGATGCCCACCACCCTCAAGGTCAGCTTCGACGGCAGCACGGGCGCACGCCTGGCCGGCATCCTGGACGTCCCGGACGGAGCGGTCCGCGGCTGGGGCCTCTTCTCCCACGGACTGACGCTCGGCAAGGACAGCCCGTCCGCCTCGCGGATCTGCAAGGGCCTCGCCGAACAGGGCGTGGGGATGCTGCGCTTCGACAATCTCGGGCTGGGCGACTCCGCCGGGGACTGGTCGGACGGCTCCTTCAGCGTCAAGGTGGCCGACACGGTCAAGGCGGCGGAGTTCCTGCGCAGCGAGGGCAAGCAGGCCAGTCTCCTGGTGGGCCACTCCTTCGGCGGGGCGGCAGTGCTCGCCGCGGCGTCCTCGCTCCCCGAGGTGGCCGCCGTAGCAACCGTCGCGGCGCCATATGAACCCCGGCACGTGGAGCACATGTTCGATGCCGAGGTGGACACCATCCTCTCCACCGGGAGCGCCGAGGTGGACCTGGGCGGCCGCCGTCGTGAGGTCCGTCGGCACTTCGTGGAGGACGTCCAGCAGGCCGATCTGCGGGAGTGCATCCGCGGCCTGCACCGGCCTCTCATGGTGCTCCACTCCCCCACCGACAACACCGTGGGCATCGACAACGCCAGTGCTATCTTCCAGACGGCCCGGCACCCTCGGAGCTTCGTCTCCCTGGAGGGCACGGAGCACCTCCTGACAGGCAAGGGCCAGGCGGCGCGCGTGGCCCGCATCATCTCCGCGTGGGCGGAGCAGTACCTGACCGTCTGAGGACGGCGGGGGCACTGACCACGACGGCGAAGCCGTCCGCCCACGGGCGCTCAGGCTGCGTCGGAGCCCGCGGGGGACGCCGCGTCGACGTCCGCCGCACGCACGGTGGACCACGACGTGCACAGCAGCAGGACCATGCTGAGCAGGTTCAGCCACACCAGGACACCCACGACGATGCCGAACGACGCCATGACGGGGTTCTTCGTCGCCATGCCGAGCAGTTCGCTGCTCAGGGCCTGCATGATCGTCAGGATGACGGCGCAGATCACGACGCCCTCGAGGAACGGGCGGCGCGGGAATTTCAGCCGTGCTCCCACCCGCATGAGGAGTGCCGCGGTGCAGCCGTTCAGGATCAGGCCCGCCGCGATCGCCAGGAACGGGATCCGCACGACCTGTTCGAAAGGTGTGCCGGCCAGCAGGTGGCCCAGCAGATCACTGGAGAACAGGGTGATGCCGACGCTGAGGATGAGGGCCAGCGCCATCAGCAGCAACGTGGCCAGGTCGAGGAGCCGGGCGACGACGACGTTCTCCTTGAGGGGCGGCTGCACGGCCACCTGACGCATGCCCTCGCGGGTGCCGCCGATCCAGCCCAGTGAGCTGAACAGCGCCACCACGAGGGACAGGGCCACGGTCCAGCTCAGGCCGCCGGGGTCGAGGAATTTGTCGGGGTCGATGAGCCCTGGGCCGTCACCGCGTTTGATGACGCCGGGCAGGGCCTTGGACGCGGCGGTCAGGATGCTGTCGCGGAACTCCGGGTGCCCGTTGAGCACGAGGCCGCCGATGCCGAAACCCGCCACGGTCAGCGCGCCGATCGAGAAGAACATCCGGAAGGCCACCCCGCCCGCAACGAGTGAGCCGTTGCGGGCCTGGAAGTTACCCCAGACCCTCAGGGGAAGCCAGGTGGCACTCAGGGCCGCCAGCCAGGCGAAGAAGGCCCCGAGGAAGGCGGGGGTCCGCTGACCCTGGCCGAATCCGCGCCAGAGGGCGTCCCGCCGTCGTCGTTCCTCACGGCGGAGGCCCGCCCGGTCGAGGGGCGAGACCTCCTCCCCCGCCGGATCCTCCGGCAAGGGTTCTGTGCTGTTCTCGGGCGCCTCAGCGCTGTTTCGGTGTCCCGCCAAGAGGAACTTCCTCCCGTAGTTTCCAGAATCCGTTGGCCACGTGCTCGTACACACCGATGCGGTCCACCGTGATGGTGGCCGCGTAGGAGGCCAGGGCCTCCTCGGCGTCGGTCAGACTGCTCTCCCCTACATCATGGGCCACGGTGACGTGCGGGTGATAGGGGAAGGCCGGTTCACGGTCCAGCGGCCCGGCCTGCAGGGCCTCGTGCAGCTGCACGCAGTCCTCGAATCCCTCCACCACGTTCAGGTACACCACGGGCGAGACGGGACGGAACGATCCCGTGCCGTTCAGGGTGATGGTGAACGGGTCCGTGTCAGTGGCGACCGAGCGGACGTGCTCCAGTGCGCTGGGCCAGTCGGCGGCCGGGGTGGTCGTCACGAGCGTGATGTGCGCGGGGACGTGGGAGGCCATGGGATCGCCGAAGGAGGCTCGCCAGACCTGGAGTTCGGACGCGATGTCCTCCGGGAACCCGATGATCACGCCGACGCAGGGCTGCGTCTCCTCAGCAGGGTCGGGACCCTGCTGAGTGACGGCGCCCCCGGCGTTCGGCTCCTGGCACATGGGTTCAGTCTGCCTGTCCTGCAGGAGCCAGGAAACCCACCTTCTCGTAGACGTCCGCGAGCACCGGCGCGGCGACGGCGCGGGCCTTCTCCGCGCCACGCGCCAGCAGACGGTCGAGTTCGGCCGGGTCCTCCAGCAGTTCCAGCGTGCGGGCCCGGATCGGCTCCAGCCGCTCGACGACGGCGTCCGCGACGGCGACCTTGAGGTGGCCGTACATCTTGCCCTGGAACTCCTCGACGAGGGTGTCCACCGGGGTGTCGCTCACGGTGGAGAGGATCTCGAGCAGATTGCTGACGCCCGGCTTCTCCTGGCGGTCGAACGAGATCTCGGTACCCGCGTCCGTCACGGCGGACTTGATGCGCTTGGCGATCACCTTCGGCTCATCCAGGATGTTGATGAGGCCGTTGGGGCTCGACGCGGACTTCGACATCTTGGACGTGGGCGCCTGCAGATCGTAGATCCGGGCGCCGTCCTTGCGGATCAGGGCCTTGGGCAGGCGGAACGTCTCGCCGAACCGGTGGTTGAAGCGCTGGGCCAGGTCGCGGGCCAGCTCCACGTGCTGCTTCTGGTCGTCCCCGACCGGCACGGCGTCCGGCAGGTAGAGCAGGATGTCCGCGGCCATGAGCATGGGGTACGTGAACAGGCCCACGCCCGCCGAGTCCAGACCGCCCTTGGCCGACTTGTCCTTGAACTGGGTCATCCGGGAGGCCTCGCCGAAACCGGTGATGCACATCATGACCCAGGCCAGCTGCGCATGCTCGGGCACGTGGGACTGGACGAACAGCGTGGACTTCTCGACGTCGATGCCGCCGGCGATGTACTGCGCAGCCGTCCGCCGGGTGCGCTCGGCCAGCTCCGCGGGGTCCTGGGGCACGGTGATCGCGTGCATGTCCGGGATGAAGTAGAAGGAGTCGTAGTCCTCCTGGGCCTTGACCCAGTTGACCAGGGCGCCCAGGTAGTTGCCCAGGTGCAGCGAATCCGCGGACGGCTGCATCCCGGAGAGGACGCGGGGCCTGCGGTCGGCGTGCAGGGTGAGGAATTCTTCTTCGGTGATGGTGTTGTGGCTCATGGTGTCCTTGGGAACGCGCGGGTCACCCCGGCGCGCTGCCTCTCAGAGGCTGTAGTCGACCACCAGGGGTGCGTGGTCGGAGAAACGGGTGTCGTAGCTGGCTGCGCGGTCCACCACGGCCTGCCGCGCACGGGCGGCGAGGGCGGGGGTGGCCATGTGGTAGTCGATACGCCAACCCGTGTCGTTGTCGAACGCCTGGCCCCGCTGGGACCACCAGGTGTACGGGCCGTCCACCGGTCCGGCCAGTTCGCGGGCCACGTCCTTGAACCCGATCTCCTCACCGAAGAACCGGTCGAAGTAGGCGCGCTCCTCCGGCAGGAAGCCCGCGCGCTTGGTGTTGCCGCGCCAGTTCTTGATGTCCAGCTCGGTGTGGCCGACGTTGAGGTCGCCCGTGATCAGCACGTGGTCGCTCTCGGCGGCCAGGGCCGGCAGGCGGGTGATCATGGTGTCGAGGAAGCGGTACTTGTCGACCTGCTTGGGGGTGTCGACCTCACCGGAGTGCACATAGGCGCTCACGACCGTGAGCTTCTCGCCGTTGGGGAGCCCGAAGTCGGCTTCCACCCAGCGGCCCGTGGTGGCGAAGTAGTCGTCGCCGATGCCGACGCGGGTGGCCAGAGGCTTCTCGCGGGAGACCAGCGCGACGCCGGCACGGCCCTTGGCTTCCGCCTCGGCGTGGAGGATGTGCCAGCCTTCGCCGATCAGGTCGAAGACCACATCGTCAGGGGCGCGGACCTCCTGGAGCGTGAGGATGTCCACGTCCCGGCCGGCCAGCCACTCGGCCATACCCTTGCGGTAGGCGGCCCGGATGCCGTTGACGTTGACGGTCGCAATGCGCAGATAGTCCTTCTCAGCCACGTTCACCCTCGTAACTCTAGTCGATGACGGTGCCGGTCACGGGCGCTTCCGTGGCCCCGCCGGACTTGATCATGTCGCGTGCATTGGTGGCCGTGATGGTGATGGTCTCGAGGGCGCGGGTGACCATG
This portion of the Arthrobacter woluwensis genome encodes:
- a CDS encoding succinate dehydrogenase hydrophobic membrane anchor subunit produces the protein MSTIQAPRSGNSRIAPQYRRTSGSKGNFEMFAWLFMRLSGVVLVVLIFGHLFVNLMVGQGIHAIDFGFVAGKWADPFWQFWDLAMLWLAFLHGSNGVRTIINDYAEKDSTRRVLKTLLYVASAVVVVLGTLVIFTFDPCPVLNGQLMDGAPSFCPAP
- a CDS encoding alpha/beta hydrolase family protein; the protein is MPTTLKVSFDGSTGARLAGILDVPDGAVRGWGLFSHGLTLGKDSPSASRICKGLAEQGVGMLRFDNLGLGDSAGDWSDGSFSVKVADTVKAAEFLRSEGKQASLLVGHSFGGAAVLAAASSLPEVAAVATVAAPYEPRHVEHMFDAEVDTILSTGSAEVDLGGRRREVRRHFVEDVQQADLRECIRGLHRPLMVLHSPTDNTVGIDNASAIFQTARHPRSFVSLEGTEHLLTGKGQAARVARIISAWAEQYLTV
- a CDS encoding mannose-1-phosphate guanylyltransferase gives rise to the protein MSRFFAVIPAGGVGTRLWPLSRAAAPKFLHDLTGSGSTLIRATYDRLEPLAEGRVLVVTGQAHRAAVCRQLPELSDRDLVLESEPKDSAAAIGLAAAILHERDPETIMGSFAADQVISPTHVFQAAVREAIHTAATGKIVTIGIKPTHPSTGFGYIRVGELLKVEEAPNAHAVVEFVEKPNETVARQYLASGDYVWNAGMFVAPVALMLKHLEINQPELHAGLLEIARAWDTPDRDAVTARIWPTLPKIAIDYAVAEPAAAAGDVAVVPGEFGWDDVGDFAAIGRLNSAREVDDVTVLGDDPRVFTEDASGVVVADTKRVIALIGIKDVVIVDTPDALLVTTTEHAQRVKSAVDAFKASGDTDVL
- a CDS encoding YhjD/YihY/BrkB family envelope integrity protein, coding for MAGHRNSAEAPENSTEPLPEDPAGEEVSPLDRAGLRREERRRRDALWRGFGQGQRTPAFLGAFFAWLAALSATWLPLRVWGNFQARNGSLVAGGVAFRMFFSIGALTVAGFGIGGLVLNGHPEFRDSILTAASKALPGVIKRGDGPGLIDPDKFLDPGGLSWTVALSLVVALFSSLGWIGGTREGMRQVAVQPPLKENVVVARLLDLATLLLMALALILSVGITLFSSDLLGHLLAGTPFEQVVRIPFLAIAAGLILNGCTAALLMRVGARLKFPRRPFLEGVVICAVILTIMQALSSELLGMATKNPVMASFGIVVGVLVWLNLLSMVLLLCTSWSTVRAADVDAASPAGSDAA
- a CDS encoding exodeoxyribonuclease III, which gives rise to MAEKDYLRIATVNVNGIRAAYRKGMAEWLAGRDVDILTLQEVRAPDDVVFDLIGEGWHILHAEAEAKGRAGVALVSREKPLATRVGIGDDYFATTGRWVEADFGLPNGEKLTVVSAYVHSGEVDTPKQVDKYRFLDTMITRLPALAAESDHVLITGDLNVGHTELDIKNWRGNTKRAGFLPEERAYFDRFFGEEIGFKDVARELAGPVDGPYTWWSQRGQAFDNDTGWRIDYHMATPALAARARQAVVDRAASYDTRFSDHAPLVVDYSL
- the sdhC gene encoding succinate dehydrogenase, cytochrome b556 subunit, encoding MPTKPAGTLYRGREGMWSWVGHRITGVVIFFFLLVHVLDTSLVRVSPEVYTSVIGAYKNPLMAVGETGLVAAILFHAFNGLRVIAIDFWKKGAKYQRQMLWAVLIIWVVVFAAFAIRHLSLALGGH
- the trpS gene encoding tryptophan--tRNA ligase, which produces MSHNTITEEEFLTLHADRRPRVLSGMQPSADSLHLGNYLGALVNWVKAQEDYDSFYFIPDMHAITVPQDPAELAERTRRTAAQYIAGGIDVEKSTLFVQSHVPEHAQLAWVMMCITGFGEASRMTQFKDKSAKGGLDSAGVGLFTYPMLMAADILLYLPDAVPVGDDQKQHVELARDLAQRFNHRFGETFRLPKALIRKDGARIYDLQAPTSKMSKSASSPNGLINILDEPKVIAKRIKSAVTDAGTEISFDRQEKPGVSNLLEILSTVSDTPVDTLVEEFQGKMYGHLKVAVADAVVERLEPIRARTLELLEDPAELDRLLARGAEKARAVAAPVLADVYEKVGFLAPAGQAD
- a CDS encoding 2'-5' RNA ligase family protein, with amino-acid sequence MCQEPNAGGAVTQQGPDPAEETQPCVGVIIGFPEDIASELQVWRASFGDPMASHVPAHITLVTTTPAADWPSALEHVRSVATDTDPFTITLNGTGSFRPVSPVVYLNVVEGFEDCVQLHEALQAGPLDREPAFPYHPHVTVAHDVGESSLTDAEEALASYAATITVDRIGVYEHVANGFWKLREEVPLGGTPKQR
- a CDS encoding succinate dehydrogenase iron-sulfur subunit; its protein translation is MTAATAEPASKVELPASAGGGGEIPSFDITLRVRRYNPEVSEEAYWDDFTLTMYGTDRVLDALHKVKWDHDGSLSFRRSCAHGVCGSDAMRINGRNRLACKTLLKDLDTSKPITVEPIKGLPVEKDLIVDMEPFFQSYREVMPFLIPGGHEPTKERLQSPEDRQRFDDTTKCILCAACTSSCPVFWTDGQYFGPAAIVNAHRFIFDSRDDAGDMRLEILNDKEGVWRCRTTFNCSEACPRGIQITQAIAEVKQAILTRNI
- the sdhA gene encoding succinate dehydrogenase flavoprotein subunit; its protein translation is MQVHKYDVVIIGAGGAGMRAAIEAGQRARTAVLTKLYPTRSHTGAAQGGMCAALANVEEDNWEWHTFDTVKGGDYLVDQDAAEVMAKEAIDAVLDLEKMGLPFNRTPEGRIDQRRFGGHTRDHGKAPVRRACYAADRTGHMILQTLYQNCVKHNVEFYNEYYVLDLLTVEEDAVREDGTPYKQKRVAGVVSYDLATGELHVFQAKSVVFASGGAGKVFKTTSNAHTLTGDGMGIAFRRGIPLEDMEFFQFHPTGLAGLGILLSEAARGEGAILRNSEGERFMERYAPTIKDLAPRDIVARSMANEVREGRGCGPNKDYVLLDLTHLEPAHIDAKLPDITEFARTYLGVEPYTEPVPVFPTAHYAMGGIPTNIATEVLQDNDTVIPGLFAAGEVACVSVHGSNRLGTNSLLDINVFGKRAGVAAAEYAKGADYVELPEDPEAFTLGLLDSVRNANGTERVAAIRKELQDTMDANMQVFRSAETLNQVLQDIASFEERYKNISIQDKGKRFNLDLLEAVELGFLLELAKVMTVAALHREESRGGHYREDFPDRDDAKFMKHSMAYKDSESSAEHVAGIRLDTKPVIFTRYEPMERKY